The Acanthochromis polyacanthus isolate Apoly-LR-REF ecotype Palm Island chromosome 5, KAUST_Apoly_ChrSc, whole genome shotgun sequence genome includes a window with the following:
- the sycp1 gene encoding synaptonemal complex protein 1 yields MVDKKDAELEEVKKKEMDAVTQVKSLVLDLSKHKTESDELKKLLKTETTEKESATESIRTPSETSLRTKHIFTEDLKTPGRVTNRVGGTSKMKLYRIRTPPSAEKAAQWGKSTIELDPRSDSSDQNDLLSFVNAPELNISAPRCKLNIFKKLQSPATHKSPGNSLKLAAMKRMRDAGWTAVTGCDRKKKKTTEKIFA; encoded by the exons ATGGTTGATAAAAAGGATGCAGAGCTTGAGGAGGTAAAGAAGAAAGAGATGGACGCAGTTACCCAAGTGAAATCACTG GTGTTGGACCTTTCAAAGCATAAAACAGAAAGTGATGAGCTGAAGAAACTGCTgaagacagaaacaacagagaaG GAATCTGCCACTGAATCAATCAGAACACCAAGTGAAACATCACTGAGGACCAAG cacattttcaCTGAAGACCTGAAAACACCAGGAAGAGTTACAAACAGAGTCGGCGGCACATCAAAGATGAAG TTGTACAGAATCAGGACTCCTCCTTCTGCTGAAAAGGCAGCACAGTGGGGCAAGAGCACCATTGAGCTTGATCCCAGGTCTGACAGCTCTGATCAGAATGATCTCCTG AGCTTTGTAAATGCACCCGAGCTGAATATTTCTGCTCCACGCTGCAAACTCAACATCTTCAAAAAG CTTCAGAGCCCGGCCACTCATAAATCACCAGGGAACTCCTTAAAGCTGGCTGCAATGAAAAGGATGAGAGATGCTGGCTGGACTGCTGTCACTGgctgtgacagaaaaaagaagaagaccaCTGAGAAGATCTTTGCATAA